A stretch of Brassica napus cultivar Da-Ae chromosome C6, Da-Ae, whole genome shotgun sequence DNA encodes these proteins:
- the LOC106405344 gene encoding protein STRICTOSIDINE SYNTHASE-LIKE 12: MMSSLSTISLLLLLSLLCAVISVDAQFVASLQPLPLPILMSGPHSFAFNSTEKGFYTGVSGGAIIKYTPEKGFVRFAQITESSNSLLCYALQEPISSKMCGRPAGIAFNEITGDLYVADALLGLHVVSPAGGLAVKIADGVDGKAFESLNGLDVDPTTGIVYFTSLSSQFSAYQMHLLLRLNDATGKLYKYDPSTKVVTVLMEGLGGAAGCTVSSDGSFVLVSQFTKYNIIRYWIKGPKAGSSENFSNSPSRLHPSSIKRIGSTGNFWIAAVQRVTNETAVAKVDSNGEVLQRIYLPLLYDFLSEVNEFDGSLYFGSLTERYVGTLKL, encoded by the exons ATGATGTCTTCTTTGTCCACAAtatctcttctccttcttctttctcttttgtgtgCGGTCATCTCGGTTGACGCGCAGTTTGTCGCGTCTTTACAGCCACTTCCGCTGCCAATACTTATGTCCGGCCCTCACTCTTTCGCCTTTAATTCCACAGAAAAAGGATTCTACACTGGAGTCTCCGGTGGTGCAATCATCAAGTATACTCCCGAGAAGGGTTTTGTCCGTTTTGCACAAATCACAGAATCATC GAACTCTTTATTGTGCTACGCTTTACAAGAACCGATTTCCTCCAAAATGTGCGGCCGACCGGCGGGGATAGCCTTCAATGAGATAACAGGTGATCTCTACGTCGCCGATGCTCTATTGGGTCTTCACGTTGTTTCTCCCGCCGGTGGTTTGGCCGTAAAGATAGCCGACGGTGTTGATGGAAAGGCCTTCGAGTCTCTCAATGGTCTTGACGTTGATCCAACAACTGGTATCGTCTACTTCACTTCCTTGAGCTCACAGTTCAGCGCATA CCAAATGCATCTTCTATTGCGTCTGAATGACGCCACAGGAAAACTCTACAAGTACGACCCATCAACTAAGGTTGTCACCGTATTGATGGAAGGTCTAGGCGGCGCAGCTGGTTGTACCGTAAGCTCGGATGGTTCTTTCGTGTTGGTTAGTCAGTTTACAAAGTATAATATCATAAGGTATTGGATAAAAGGACCTAAAGCTGGCTCTTCTGAAAACTTCAGCAATTCGCCATCACGTTTACACCCTAGCAGTATCAAAAGAATCGGTTCTACTGGAAACTTTTGGATCGCTGCCGTGCAGAGGGTTACCAACGAAACAGCAGTCGCCAAAGTCGACTCTAACGGTGAAGTGCTTCAGAGAATTTATCTTCCTCTTCTATATGATTTTCTTAGCGAAGTTAACGAGTTCGACGGTAGTCTATACTTCGGGAGTCTCACTGAACGATATGTTGGAACTCTTAAGCTTTGA